Part of the Nicotiana sylvestris chromosome 2, ASM39365v2, whole genome shotgun sequence genome, TTGGTGAAGAAACAAGGGGAGGTGAAGCACTGTAGGATACATCTAGAGTTGATGGTGGCTGAGTTATTGGTACTCCAGAGGCCAATCCAGGTTCTAGAAGAGGCCGTTCAGCCAAGCCAATAGGTCCGCTGGCAGATAACAAAGGCTTGCCCGATGAAGGTTTACTTGATAATGGACCTGAGAAAGCAAGTCGTCTTATTTTTCTAGCATCAAGTCCATTTTGTACATCATATTGTGGGAAAGAAGTTCCCTCAGCAAGAGGCGGGGGTAGTGGGGCGGAGAGATTATTAGCAGTGGGTTGGGCTTTTGCAAGAGTGTCCGTTGACAAGTTTCCTTCTGCAAATTTAGAATAATTATCCATATTAAGCGGGGAAGAATGCCAGGGATTGTTGGTTCCTCCACTAGGATTTGTAACACTAGAGTGAAGGGAAACACTTGTCCTTGTACTCAAACTTTTCGCATCAGCTGGAGTTGGTAAAACGTATGTGTGAAATTTGCGGACAGATGTCTGTGCTTGTTTGATTCTATCAGAAATATCCAATTTCTCCGCAAATATTGGAGCAGAATGACTGCCTGCACGAGGTTGTCTAGTAAAAGTCTGCTCTTGGTTTTTGCCAAAATCCAACTGCAAGATGAGTCTTCCAAATTAAATAAGTTAAGTCGCACAAGTTGATAATCTAAGCGAAAATCTAAGGCAATGTGTGAAGTAGCTCAAAACAGTAATAAACCTCTTTCGAAATAAATTACAGAACCCACATAGGACAATTATATAGCTGAATATATGTATACTGAGTACCAGTAACAGTAACAGTAACAGTAACAAGAACAGAATGTTACCTCCCCTTCCTCCATCCCAGAGGTTAGTAGGGCACTTGGAGCATCCGCCGGATCAAACTGCCAAAGTCAGGCATATTAGACCAAAATCCAACATTTAGCAAATTAAACAAGTTCACCATATCAAACCAAAATTCAATAATGCCTATATCGCTACCAAGACAGATAATAACCACCATTCTCGGCTCTCCCTTTTTGCACGGACAAATTAACAGGCGGATGAATTCAGATGTGCATTGTATGAGTACAAGAAATTAGTCAAGGGATGAAATACAATTGAAGGACAGAGGCAGTAATAAAAAGGCTTAGCTAGCCTTAGTAATAGTGGGATAAGACTCAGTTTGTGTAGAAATGCATAGAGAAGATTAGGAAAACCAAAAGACAATTTTTTCTGCTAAAAGCAAGCACCCTATCGCTTTACACAATACGACAAAAAAATGGATATAGCATCGTGAACTAGAACATATTTACGTCAGCCAGTTTTATTGTGTTAATTACAAGCAAAGGGCAGGCAACAGGATTTAAGAATTGACACGCCGCAAAAAGCTGCAACAGTCAAGATCTCCAGGATAAACCCGAACGAAGGCAGTTCATAATCTTCCACAAAAGAAAATAGAGGCATGACAACAATATGGTAATTTACCTCCATTGAATCCCTCAATGGGAAAGGATCATTTAGTTCCTGCTTATTTTGTCTataatcaaaactcaattcacCACCATCATTAGCCTCATAGCTCTTCCCTCCATCCTCACTATCATCCAATTCAACAAGTTGGTAGTCAATGTGTTGCTTTTCAGCAACTACCCTTATTTGTGGTTCAACAGCTTCAAGAGATTTCAGTCCTTTGCGAAAGAAATTCAACTGCTCCAGAAAAAGAGAAATTAGGCAAACAAATCATTAACCGATCCAAGACAAAGATGGATAACCTATAATGGGTCAAATGGAGCCCCAAAAAAAATGCAAAAGGACACCTGTGCTCCATGGTGACGAACTGCTTGGGTCAAAAGGCTGCGACATTGCCCTTGCTTCAGAGATTGTACACGGAAAATGCAAAGTCTTGCCATTTCCTCATAGTCTTCCCGGGCCGCCTGTAACTGCTGAGAAGTAAAGTTCTCCCCTTTTCCACCCTTTCCCCTTTTTGCCATATACTCGTACACCTCCCTGTAGATCATGCCTGATGTTAGCAAGacataaattttttaaagaaaaatagatATCTGCCAAAAGACATGTGAAGAGGGATACCTTTTCTCATCACACTGCAGTTTCATTTCCTGCATCAAGGAAAAGGATACTACCCACTGAGTAACGAGGAAACATGCAAAAATTCTTACATAGAAGTGTCCTATATGCAACTTCCTGAAGAATCCATTCATATAACTGACTTTTGGCGGTTGATGCAAATTAATAGGATCTGTTTTGTTTGATCAACCAAATTGTTTTTGGTCATCTGATTGACTGGTTATTAGATTGATTTAATTAACCGGTCACAGAAGTATTAGCTGTAAAACCGGTCACAGATTTAGTTATTAGCTGTAAAAGTTGATGTTTTATAGGATTAGCAAAAACTACTCTGATTAAATAAACCAAATTaatgagaaaaagaaatcagCAAATTAATTGAATTAATCCCAACCAACCAAGCCCTCATATTTATAGGGATTGTTGGTGTAACAATATTGTCGATAATTTAATATCTATCAGAGAGCAAAGAAGCCACAGTTGTGGTGCATCTACAAGCAACTCCAAGCACACCCAATTAAAAATTTATCACAGCACCTAATGCAGGACATCTTCAACTAAGGCGGCAAAAGAGATACACTGAAGAAGTGAAGATTATCAAGTAACTGTAACATAAGCTCATGTTATACCTAGGTGAAAGGCATTAAGAGATCATCAAATTTGTCTCACAACTTGTCACTAGATTCGAATGACCATAACCGTAGACATTTCCTTATTCTATCCCAATTTAGCTCTTTTGGCAATaacaacaaagaaaaggaaaagaaacatcATCAAACGATATTACTTTCAAAAGTTTCAACCAATTAACGAGAAACAACTATCAGTCAGGACAAAGAATTAGCATGGCTTATTTATAATTAATAGTTTCCAAATTGTTGGAGTCAAATGAAACTGGCAATGAAGATCAATAAAAACCAACCTGCATTAAAAAAACCATAGAAGCAATGGCTCAAAAGAAATGAAAACAAGATTAAGAGAAATTTCAGGTAGCATGCAGAACAATTTCGTTTTGGTTCTCTCCATTTTCTTGGTACTTTGACATCAGAGTTGCTGAAACAATTTGGCAACCATTAACCTCACTACATCTCATTTGTTTCAGGAACATGTTAGGCTGAATTAGTATGACAAAATTGCTCAGATCCAACAACTCTTGGTTATTTAATTGGTTGCAGCACATGATTGGTACAAGTGGGGTTATTGAGGAAGAGAAAGGAAGGAAAAGGAAATCCTTTACTATTGAAAAGGTACAGCTCATTTAGCCTTCTTACTATCTAAAATGTGGATAAGAAAATAAAGCGCATAAATATCAAAACTGATACAGTTAACAATCAATAAAGAGAAAGGGGAAAGCTGAGAAAAGTTATAAATAATTATCAAATAATTGATAAAATTAAGAAAAGTGCCTTTTTATCTTACAATTCATCAAATACAGAAAACAatcaaaaattttgaaaaacgcCTTTTTTGATTAGGAtggaaatgaatgaaaaaatATTAAATCGTCCCATATTGAATCTGGAATTTTGGTTCTTCCCAGAATTTGTACCACTATCAGGAAGATGTAGAGGTGAATAACAGAATCACAAAAGAACAAACCTCCACTTTCCGAAGTTCACTAAGAAGAGATTCAGATGGATTTGTGATAGTTAGGATGATATGCGAACGCTGCAATACAAAAAGCAAAAGTCATAACACATTCAATATAATTTGGTACAATGATTATTAATGAGAGAAAGAATGGCACTGACATAGCAGTCGACGAGTTTCTGAAGTTCTAATTGTACTCCTCCTAACATTGACAATGCCTTGCCTGCATATAGATAGTATTTGACAAAGGAAATAATCACATAAATGAACGAGGAATTATGGGCAAGTTCATTAAAACTCAGCAAACAAAAAGGGAACGGAAATGGATAGAAAACATTTGTTATACATGTGCAATCAGATTTTCGAGAAGAGAATAATGGAACAGATATCATAAATTTACTACAGCAGACACTGGAAAATACTAAGACAAGAATGTGTgactcttctctttttatttgGTACTACTTTATTCTACTCCATTTTCCTTTTGCTGCAATGTGGGTGGGCCTGGGAAGACACAGCAATCAGTGGGAAATTAACACTTTTTACAGTGCCTGATATCATTTGACCTGGAGGGGAGATCGTGATCAAAGACAatcttaaataccaaataaaagaCTGCAAACCAATGAAACCAGGTAGAGCTCCTACATGGTAAAGGTATAACAATGCGAAAGGCGTAACATTCACTCAGGCATTAAAAAGGGCAAAtccaattttttcttttcttactgAAAAGTTCAAAGGAATTAACAAGAACTGGTAGCACAAAAAGTGGGATCCAATCTTTTATTTCAACTTCTATATTCACCTAATATCTAAGCATACATTAAGCAAGGATGTTAATGCTTAAATACGCTTTGCACGGAAGCACAGGTTTAGCTGATAACTTTATTTGAGCAGTAGAAACGATCCCAGCCTAATTGTTCAAGCATAACCCAACAAAGAAAAGAACTATAGAATTATATAAGGAGACCCAAACATGGATTCACTGACCATTTTCCCCATCACCATTCAGTGCAATTTTCTCCAATAGGCAGCTGCCCATTTCCATCAAGGATTCTGAAAACTCTGCAAAAGGAAAAGACAAAATTGATACTTTGATGAGCTAAAGATGGGATTCTTTTTACGAAGTAACTAAATACGCAATTTACATTCAGGTTTACAGATATAGATCATCTAGAAAGACTAaaataaagggggggggggatatCTACATTTTATGATCCTGTTACACACTGCAAATGAAGTGAGCTTTCCCATATCTATAGGgcacttcttgttatcaaacTCTCTTTTGACAAACAGGGAAGTGAACTTTAGATGCTTCCATACAACCCGTTTCAAAAGCGATGCTACTAACAATTAAGATGAAAAATATAGCAGATAAAGTGTGTACCAAATGCACTATTAGCTGCAGCTGCTGCTGCAGATAGTAAGCTGTCATAGGAATCTCTCATGTCTTTCATATCCTGCAAAAAGAGGAAAAGTAAGAAAACTTTAAATTAGACATAGCACCACGGAGCTACAAATTTAAGTGCCAATGAAACAGGAAAATGCTGTAAGAGGAGTTTAATAGTTGACTGATAAATCAGATTCGTAACTTGAACGGAGATGAATTCGGAGCAGCACTACCACAAGTAACAGAAGGAgaatcattaaaaaaaaaaaaaaaaaaaagtggaaCTAAATGGATACGGGTCGGGTAAAAGCAAAGGAAAGAAAGAGGAATCGGAAACCCTAATTGGGGAATGGTGGAAAGGGAGTGGGGAAGAAAGCGGCAAAGAAGAAGAAACCTGAGAAGCCTGAGAGAGGCCATCCAAATGCAACAAAATCTGAGGATCCTTCTTCTCCTTATTGTGCAGTGCAAATTTCTTCAGCTTCCCCAAAGACGACTTCATCTCTAAATCAGATTTACTGTTTCTTTCAATTCAATGATCTCTCTCACCTAAACACGCGCGCGCAcaaacacaaacacacacacacacacacacactcttctctttctctctctgtgGGGAGTATAATTTTGACGGGCTGCAGTATGCCGGAGAAGAATTTAGATTTTATTAGAATCGAAATAAAATAAATTAGTAGTATAATTTGCAGTAGAGAGGAAAAAAGGAGCTTATTTTAGTTTTACCAAAGAAAATTCTAATGTCATGCGCCCAAGTCAGAAAGGCAACTGTCTCTCTTTGCTAACACGTCTCTACTTTGACCCATCTTTCTAATTTCGTCTCCGCTTCTACTAGGTACAGTTACTGCATAGTAGTTACGGGGTtactctgatggtaagcaacctccactttcaaccaagaggttgtgagttcgagtctcccaagagcaaggtgggaagttcttggagggaaggatgccgggggtctatttggaaacagcctctctacctcagagtaggggtaaggtctacgtacacactaccctcctcagactccactaagtaggattatactgggttgttgttgttgttgttgtttccatggTTAATTACcttttccttaaaaaaaaaaacatttcccCTTTTATTTTCAGGTAGAATATACcgtttgttccgaatatttttatatattatagCGAAGTGTTGTTAtaaagaacatatattataacataacatgaaatttGGTTTCGGAAAagcttggcttttatagtgaagtattgttatatagggatgttgttatagagaggtctcgCTCTATATTTAAAGTTGtatgtttatatttatattttggcaATTTTAATGAATTATCACACATAAATTTTTACTTCTCGTCAAATGGTATGGATTCAATTGCACCCTTCGTTAGCATACTACATCCGGCTCGGCTCTTATCTAAGCATAAGAAACTTCTTTCTATATTAGTTTTTGGACATAGATttgcttgaaatttgaaaaaaaataagtttttaaagtcgtattgaaaaataattttgaaagttgaagtttggacgttattttacttgaaaaaaactagaagttttgtgagtggataaaaaaaattcacgtttttgtgaatttgtaatatttttttaaaaaataaaataaaattgatcCAATTACATGAACTAACAtgttttcgatttttttttttttttgaaaaagagtagCCAAAACGGGTCCATAAATTTAtatttgttataaatagaattgtatttaACGTGAATAAGAGATTTTAGGGTTTGTTATTTGGTGGCTAAGTAACTTTTTTCCTATAAATAAAAGATTCTTTTTCATTGTGATTCATTctaaatcaataaaaaaaaaatatctcCCTACTTTTCTCCGCAATATTCTGCTtttctttattgtttcataacaataTTCATATTTCGATTTAAACTGGTGAAATTGAGGCATAGCTATTATTCTCGTAATTTTCAAACTTATATACCAACAATAATTATATAGTAGAAGAAATCATTCTTAATAAAGAACATTTTAGCATCCATAATTGGCGTGTTGTAGCTACTAATATAACATGCGGTACATGCTACACGTGATTAATTTAGAGAGAGATGGACGGATGAACAAGTCCCATAAGAAAAGGCCcaaataaaggaaaaggaaaatggacttatagcctgtttggccaagcttttttttggtcgaaagtatttttttttttgccaaaagcatttttgaccaaaaattaaggtgtttggccaagcttttggaaggaaaaaaatgcttttgaagagaagcataagtagttttggagaagcaggaaaaagtagtttctctcaaaaagcacttttttgagaagcacttttgagaaaaatacacttagaagcagtttttaaagcttaaccaaacactaattgctgctcagaagtgtttttcaaactaattagccaaacacaaactacttctcaccaaaagtacttttgagaaaagcacttttgaaaaaaaatatttctcaaaataaactgatttttgcaacttggccaaacgggctatttgGCCTCAGATTTGGGTAAGTGCACAAACAACCATTTTTAAGTATGCTAATTAGAGATTAACTAGTGATTATTTTGTCCTACAATTTtgaactaaaaatcttaacttcagGACAATGCAGAATATTTTTGTCCTGAAAAATATAATTGAAAAACTGAAATTCAGGATGCACTGACTAATTTTTAAATACTAACAGCCTTTAGAGTGGCTACCTGTGTCATTTCTACCTCAGATTTGGTGAGTGAATTTGCAGGCCTCAATGGTATTCAACTTGGTGGAAAGTTGAGGATCTCAGCCCTTTGGGCTTGGGCTTCTTGCTCGTTCTACTCTCAAATAAGCTAGCCCTACTTCAGGTTTTTCAACGGAAACAATTCTAGACAGgaggattttaaagtttggattaagggtgtgtttggtataatggaaaatatttttcggaaaatgttTTCTCATTTTCCACTGTTTGGTTGCACAAAagaaatttgaaaaatattttctaaggTATCACATTTTTTTGAAATTGGAGAAAAATTACTTCCCTAAAAAAgttaggaaaatattttccaaaaactcCACCTACCCTCACATCTAACCCCGCCCCCTACCCCGCCCCCCtctcaaaaaaaaattcttttagatttcaGTTTTTTTCTTTTCCGTCACCGTCCACCCTGTTCTCCCTCCCCCCAACCCTACCctgcaaaaaatattttttttaattttttttgtatttttaattttctgttttctgtttttttgtttttctgcaccacgCACCCACCTAACCCCTCCCCCCCCTcccctaaaaaaatattttttttatatattcagTTTTGGTTTTTTCACTTTTTCGGTTTACAGGTTCGAAATTTTACgagttccaaagttatgagttgagaggtttatgtgtttggaagttcgTGGATTTAGAAATTATagagtttacgggttcgaaagtttagcggttcagaagtttatgaaatttgtgggttctgGAGGTTattggttcgaaagtttatggcttcatgttcattgtatctaaattatttatgaatactcttgagaagttatttttcttatttgcgtaccaaacaccgaaaaatgaGTACTTGTTtcccaagaaaatatttttcacgaaaaatatttttcgttataccaaacacaccctaaataaataaaaattagttAACAAAAAGATCACTCAACTTATAGTTGATAATTTTTCCTCAACTTTCATTATATTTCCTATAATATCTTTTAGGAGTTTAAACCAAAAATTGGTGAAGTCTTGGCGAAAATCAtactatctatctatatatatatatatatatatatttgaattaaaagataattttgaatttattgataaagttctaaaattcgaatttaaattaaatataaaatttatCGTTTTGTATCATTTTATCATGCTTAATTCGGTTAATAATTATATGCAATCACGTTAGGaacttttttttctaattatttaaatactacttcgcgtCTAGCAACAAAAAAAACTACTTCATATAACTATacaactctttcacatttaaaatcttataagtatagttctttaaaacactgtagctagatttaaataaaacaaaattattttaaaataaatgtaatatatatgGTACatgtctatgtttatctaaataacaaaaaagagtttacaaaatcaaataaaagtttaattacatatataataaagtaaacatacatacTGGGAAAAAAAACATCACAAAAtcggtcaatattaaaaaaaatgttttttcttttttttttcttgaataatATTTGtatgaagagtcaatttgcataaacggacatcaaacaaataagaaaactttagctatacaattgctatcattaatttcactttagcacattcaaggaattgaagggtataagctgaaaccctttcatttagctgtagtcaagccaatattgcaagggtataatatttttttcgttgaagaatattagttttgaatcattagattatgtgaaagttttttttttcaaactcaacaagaaagaaattggtttctaattgatagtttctataacgACTTTTAAGtataacaaagagtatatataaagaaaaaattggtatgacgtgaaattttttttttaaaatgtaaacaaattatttcaaaaaaaactatttactttttttaattcaaaaataataaaaagttaagatatttttgaacattagtagataattttaaaattattataagaaGTTATATTATGGATAAACTCCAAAAAACGAAATCTTatgaatatttacataatatccgaccatatttattgtttactttttatagttaatataaatagatgatataccgacaatacacgattatacacatattatatatggtttatatataaattacacatcattcaattttttaacTTAAGTGGTTAGATGAGTGATAGtggccaaccctgtactactattgagtagcgagagaggtcgaagcagcttttactcgatgaaggtcgggatcgattttcatagggagctagaagttggagtcgggtgtctatctaaagtggaaatgtgtatttgctcttaattgcacttctaaacaatttgagttttgatttacttctaattgtatAGAACTACAGtgatcaattaaactaaaataagctaagattaaactattgcgagttgttcaaatggataaaaggcactagggtagtgactttcacctaggtggtcaattgacggatacttgagtctaaggcatgattgtcacatttggggagtatgatataaccattgcacgattatactcactctacacctctcggtagttcgagtgattttgctcgaattgactttctcaagaccaattgagtatgcaaatttgcacatgCAATCAatgttcaagtcgggtattactattgtcacacctcttttttcgcccgcgccgtcgcaaaggggcgcggaaacgagtttttttcaattaaaggacaatcgaaacgggatttatttatttatttcagagtcgccacttgggagatttacggtgtcccaagtcaccggtttttatcccgaatcgaggaaaagaatgactttgtttaacaatccgcgaactagaaatctgagtaaggaattttgttaatccgagagaaggtgttaggcattcccgagttccgtgattctagcatggtcgctcaactgtcatattcggcttatttatctaattttatacatgttgaatttatgcgcaaattttaactctttaacgctttcattattattattattatcttacaatgaattgcaacgttgtgaaagtgtatctcgaaccacgtcacaatcaatgtacccgtggtcgtcgatacattttgacttcgttgagatttggatttgggtcacatcaatgtacacccgtgtttaagaaagtaaattattaaaaggctcacctaaagcgactagcacattattattttttgagaaggtcgtgaaatcttgctaaaacggcccatccgaagtctaattaattattaaccatttattgagggccccgcagcttgcgttttatttggcgaggctcgtctcattttttattttaaagggcaatcctaaagtgactacaattctattaagttcgtctttAAAAGAAGCGAGAAAAGTCTTTATTAATTACATGCTTTGACAAGTAGTTATTGGATTACAGTAGATGATAACGGTAATTTACACTCGAATTCGTAAAAATGGAGAAATGTTTCGTGCCTTTATTCTATAAGTAAACTACTAAAGCTGAAATTACGAAGTGCATACAAAGTTGTCAAGATATTCAAAACTAACCattctccaaattgatttaaactagcattcctaaaattgatttaaactattggaattaacggTTAAGAAATGTTATCAACATGGATTCAAATATTGGCCTATATGCTGCCTAACAGAATCAAACACTGCCTATTTAAAATCtgcctcaaatacccaagaaaGCTAAAGATGAAATATGGCAATTAATCCCTTAACTGATTTGTTCATTCTACAAATTACATGTTTAACTATATGGAATCTGTAGCTGACAACAACAAACTATAGTTTGAAAACCAAACAGTTCCCATTAAATACAAGGCTACGTCATGCATTCCAGTTGAGCTATAAAATTAAACTATATAAATACACATATCTTATTAAACTATAAATACAACAATAATTCATCAAACAACCTAgcatttcatttcattttccaCATCTCACAGCCACATCAGTATTGATTCGAAAATATaactgatattggaagcaaaagaaaaggaagatcagcagaaatgtagtagcatacaacaacaacaacagcatcCCAGAAACAGATTAAAACTAGCAGAAATCCAGCAGACAACCAATGGAACAGTTTTAACCAACAGCAAATTCAGGACCACAAGTTGCAATTTCAGAATTACCAAACAGCAACACAGATACACCAGAAACCCAGGAATAAAACCAGAAATACCACCAGCAATCACATGCAGATACAAAATGTATTCAGAAATGCGATAGAATAGTAGATTTTCTGGTTTTCAAACACTCAAAGAAAAGAAGCTTGAAGCTTCAATGATACAGTAGCAAACTGACACTGATTTTTAACAGTGGAAGAAAGATTTTacttttcagttttgttttatcTCTCAACCCTCTCTTTTAACTTTCTCCAATTACTAAAAAATTCAGCCTATTCAACTCTAAAATTACTGAATTCTGATGATAAAATCCAACAGGTTTTTAACTTGAACTATGAATATTTTCTCTTTCTTCAAAGTTCAGCTTTCATTCACTCTTAAACTCTCCAAAATTCCTCTCTAATATTATTCAGAAGATAGCTTTTCAGTCTtcttccctctttttttcttagTTCTCTTTCTGCCTTTTTTTAGTTCTCTTTCTCaaattctctctctttttctctctctgcTTTAAAAATCAGTCCCCAACACCCTTTTATACAAATCTGCCCCCCTCTCAAACATACTGCCCGACCCTTTTCCTTATTCAAATCAGAATTTTCCACTAAAATCTATTTTTTtcactttaaatcccactaaggaagcttttccttattttcagcccctccattcccttttgttccccattagtgtatTAATTAATACTCCACTAACAAAGCACTAATACTAAAATATAATCCTAACTATTTCATTCCTAAATCATCCCtgaaaaccccttaatattactgccccctAATACAATTATTTAACTGTATTAAAACCTTAATTCTGAAATCTGTTTAACTAGCAATTAGCCAAAACTAATTTgattaacaactataaccaattctcttaacAAACTGAATGATTAAGGTTGAGTTCCCCTTGAATCTCATGGACTGAATTTGAATCACAACatagaactcaacagaatcattataactgaaattgaaactaaaccaaaaatgagtatgaatgcaggtaacatgaatacaggttcattgtcagcctattgacaatgccATGAAGCTAAATGTCCATAGATCAAGCACACACAACATTCGACCTTAAATCATTTTACGAAACTACTGATAAAACTAGACTTAATCGATGATAACTGATTAAAcgattgcctacaacaattgacaGTAATTACTCAGAAATAGATAATTAGGCCATTCAAGTAGCAATGACAAGAACAAGGATTTATAATAAAGCtaaactaatcgacgaatttATTCGAATCGACTATACAACCTATAATTAACAATGAacagaaacaaattcgaccaaataaaaggtctgagggAGAGGAACTAGACAATCGACAAAGAaattgaaaacccaaaaaaactaaactaaacagataAACATATACAAAACGGAACCAACTGGAAAAGataaatacctcaagaactcggacACTAGACAATCTTGACTTGAACTCTGACTCGTACccttttttgaggtcgaacggactttaatcgaagtgttctcaactgagaacacatcgattaaggtctattagactcCAACCCTTCATTTAATTGGACAGACCCCGAggttctggatttctagggttcataTAGTCGATTTTGGGCTTGAaggtttctggttagattcgaaccaaaccaagcttggtttggttacaAGTGAGGACAGGGGG contains:
- the LOC104246197 gene encoding uncharacterized protein At2g33490-like, producing MKSSLGKLKKFALHNKEKKDPQILLHLDGLSQASQDMKDMRDSYDSLLSAAAAAANSAFEFSESLMEMGSCLLEKIALNGDGENGKALSMLGGVQLELQKLVDCYRSHIILTITNPSESLLSELRKVEEMKLQCDEKREVYEYMAKRGKGGKGENFTSQQLQAAREDYEEMARLCIFRVQSLKQGQCRSLLTQAVRHHGAQLNFFRKGLKSLEAVEPQIRVVAEKQHIDYQLVELDDSEDGGKSYEANDGGELSFDYRQNKQELNDPFPLRDSMEFDPADAPSALLTSGMEEGELDFGKNQEQTFTRQPRAGSHSAPIFAEKLDISDRIKQAQTSVRKFHTYVLPTPADAKSLSTRTSVSLHSSVTNPSGGTNNPWHSSPLNMDNYSKFAEGNLSTDTLAKAQPTANNLSAPLPPPLAEGTSFPQYDVQNGLDARKIRRLAFSGPLSSKPSSGKPLLSASGPIGLAERPLLEPGLASGVPITQPPSTLDVSYSASPPLVSSPKISELHELPRPPGLLASKPSSSTAVGHSAPLVNRNREMSPTNQSPVLASNTGSPLPLPPLTIPRSFSIPSNNQRAMALHVAQLLESPQRKGKGDVMCSPPLTPISLSNASNSGQIRGRS